Part of the Arsenicicoccus sp. oral taxon 190 genome, GATCGGGCCGCCGCGGAGTCCGGGCGCGACAACACCACCACGGCCGCGGACCAGGCGGGGCTGCTCGCAGCGCTGCGGGCCGGTCAGGTGCTCGGCGGGGCCTCGACCCGGCTCGCCCTGGCGCTGCTGGCCGAGCAGCAGCACGCTTATGGCGTCACGGCGTTGCTGCCCGACGGGGTGGTGCGGGGTTCCAAGCCGGGCGACCTGCCCGGGGTGCGGCACGACGTGGCCCTCGTCGAGACCGGCGGGTCGTGGGCGACGGTGGCGGTCACGGCGACGGGGATGTACGACGAGCGGCACCGGCAGGACTACTCGGTGAGCGTCCTGCCAGCGCTCGCCGCCGTCGGAGAGGCCGTGCTGGGCTACCTGACCGGCTCCTAGGCTCCTAGCCGGCCGTGGCGTCGTCCCGGGCTGCCTCGAACGCCGCCACGCAGGCCCGCACGTCGTCCTCGGAGTGGGCGGCGGACAGCTGCACGCGGATCCGGGCCTTGCCCTGCGGGACGACGGGGTAGCTGAAGGGGATCACGTAGACCCCCCGGGTCAGCATGGCGTCGGCCACCTGACCGGCCAGCCGGGCGCCGTCCTCGCCCGGGAACATCACGGGGATGATGGCGTGCTCCCCGGGCAGCAGCTCGAAACCGGCGTCGGTCATGAGCTGCCGGAACAGCTCGGCGTTGCGGCGCAGCACCTGTCGCGGCTCGGCGGAGTCCCGGGCGATCTCCAGGGCCTTGAGCGAGCCCGCGACCACCGACGGCGCCACCGCGTTGGAGAAGAGGTAGGGCCGCGAGCGCTGCCGCAGCAGGTCCACGATCTCCTGGTGGGCGCTGATGTAGCCGCCGGAGGCGCCCCCGAGCGCCTTGCCGAGCGTCCCCGACAGGATGTCGACCCGGTCCATCACGCCGAAGTGCTCGGGGGTGCCGCGGCCGCCGTCACCGACGAAGCCGACGGCGTGCGAGTCGTCGACCATCACCATGGCGCCGAACTCCTCGGCCAGGTCGCAGATCTCGGTCAGCGGAGCGAGGTAGCCGTCCATGGAGAAGACCCCGTCGGTGACGACGACGACGCGCCGGGCCCCGCGCTCGCGCGCCGCCTCGAGCTGGGCCCGCAGGTCGGCCATGTCGGCGTTCTTGTAGCGCAGGCGCATCGCCTTGGAGAGCCGGATGCCGTCGATGAGCGAGGCGTGGTTGAGCTCGTCGCTGATGATGGCGTCGTCGGCGCCGAAGAGGACCTCGAAGACGCCGCCGTTGGCGTCGAAGCAGGAGCTGTAGAGGATCGTGTCGTCGGTGCCGAGGAAGTCCGACAGCGCCGCCTCCAGCTGCTTGTGCTGGCTCTGCGTCCCGCAGATGAACCGGACGCTCGCCATACCGAATCCCCACTCGCGCAGCGCGTCGGCGGCGGCGCGCTCCACCTCGGGGTGGTCCGCCAGGCCCAGGTAGTTGTTGGCGCAGAAGTTGAGGGCGTCGGCCTGCGCGGT contains:
- a CDS encoding glycine C-acetyltransferase produces the protein MYPIKDELAATLQEIKDAGLWKAERQLTGPQSAHVTTAQADALNFCANNYLGLADHPEVERAAADALREWGFGMASVRFICGTQSQHKQLEAALSDFLGTDDTILYSSCFDANGGVFEVLFGADDAIISDELNHASLIDGIRLSKAMRLRYKNADMADLRAQLEAARERGARRVVVVTDGVFSMDGYLAPLTEICDLAEEFGAMVMVDDSHAVGFVGDGGRGTPEHFGVMDRVDILSGTLGKALGGASGGYISAHQEIVDLLRQRSRPYLFSNAVAPSVVAGSLKALEIARDSAEPRQVLRRNAELFRQLMTDAGFELLPGEHAIIPVMFPGEDGARLAGQVADAMLTRGVYVIPFSYPVVPQGKARIRVQLSAAHSEDDVRACVAAFEAARDDATAG